The following nucleotide sequence is from Alphaproteobacteria bacterium.
CGGCCGCCAGGAGGCGGTGACGGCCGAGCTGCTCGACGTCGTCACCGGCGCGGACGCGGTGATGCACTGACGCCGCCGCGGTGCGGCCGGGCATGCGGCGCGCGGTCCCGCCGGCTTGCCAGGCCGCGGCATCGCCCGTAGCATCGGCGCCGGGGAGAGAGAAACGATGCCGAGCCACTATGATCTGGCCGGCCGCCGGGCCCTGGTGACCGGGGCGGGGGCGGGGATCGGCCGTGCGATCGCGCATGCGCTGGCCAGGGCCGGCGCGCGCGTCGCCGTCACCGACATGGACGCGGACGCGGCCCAGCGGGTCGCGGGCGAGATCGGCGCGGCCGCCATCGCCGCGCGCATCGACGTGACCAGCGCCGCCAGCATCGCCGCCGGCTTCGATGCCGCCGAGGCGGCGTTCGGTGGCATCGACACCGTCTGCGCCAATGCCGGCGTCTCGCGCATGAAGCGCTTCCTCGACCTGACCGAGGCCGACTGGGCCTTCAACATGGACATCAACGCCAAGGGCGTGTTCCTGACCGACCAGGAGGCGGTGCGACGCATGCTGAAGGCGGGCGGGCGCGGCGCGATCGTCAACACCGCCTCGCTGGCCGGCAAGGTCGGCGACGCCATCCTGGCCGACTACACCGCCAGCAAGTTCGCCGTGGTCGGCCTGACCCAGGCGGTGGCCAAGGCGGTGGCCAAGGATGGCATCCGGGTCAACGCCGTCTGCCCCGGCTATGTCCGCACGGCGATGCAGGAGCGCGAGATCGTCTGGGAGGGCGAGCTCAGGGGCATCGCGCCGGAGGCGGTGCGCCAGGGCTATATCGACGCCACCCCGCTCGGCCGGATCGAGGAGCCGGAGGACGTGGCCGATGTGGTCGTGTTCCTGGCCAGCGACGCCGCCCGCTTCATGACCGGCCAGGCCGTCAACGTCACCGGAGGCGTCTACATGGGGTAGCGGGCAAGAGGAACGACCACGCCGTCAATGCGCGCAGCGAAGCGACGCGGCAATCACGGGCCGTGGCCTGCGCCGTCTGTGCGGTTGGCCTTGATTGCCGCGCCGCCGGCTGGCGGCCCGCAACGACGGCACTCCGGGCTCGGGTCGATTGCGCGTGCAGACCGTAGCCCGCCCGCCGGCATCGGCGCGCCGGCCCGATCCCGCCGTGCGCGCGGCGAAGCGGGCGGTGAAGACGGTCGGGCCGCACCTGATCCTGATCCTGTTCTCGGCCTCGCTGCTGCTGCCGCTCTTGTGGGTGCTGCGCACCAGCCTGACCAACAAGCTCAACGCCTACATGATCCCGCCGCAGTGGACCGAGCCGATGGTCGACAACTATGTCGACATCTTCGTCGAGCACCCGTTCGGCGACTTCTTCCTCAACAGCCTGATCGTCGCGGTCGGCTCCACCGCGATCG
It contains:
- a CDS encoding SDR family NAD(P)-dependent oxidoreductase produces the protein MPSHYDLAGRRALVTGAGAGIGRAIAHALARAGARVAVTDMDADAAQRVAGEIGAAAIAARIDVTSAASIAAGFDAAEAAFGGIDTVCANAGVSRMKRFLDLTEADWAFNMDINAKGVFLTDQEAVRRMLKAGGRGAIVNTASLAGKVGDAILADYTASKFAVVGLTQAVAKAVAKDGIRVNAVCPGYVRTAMQEREIVWEGELRGIAPEAVRQGYIDATPLGRIEEPEDVADVVVFLASDAARFMTGQAVNVTGGVYMG